GCTCGGCAAGCGGCACGACTTCCTGGTCGGTGTCGTCGATGCCGTTTCGCTCAATGGATTGCCTGTGTCGTCGAGCGCGATTCGACGCGCGGTCTCGTACGGGGATTTGGCGGGCGCACATCGGATGCTCGGTCGGCGCTACGCGTTCAGCGGACGCGTCGGTCATGGCGACGAGCGCGGGAGGCTGCTTGGGTTCCCGACGCTGAACGTCAGGATTCCGTCAGCGCGAAAACTTCTTCCGCCAATGGGTGTATACGCGGTCCTCGTTCAATCCGAGCACGGTTCGTTCGGTGGAATGATGAACCTCGGTCCGCGTCCCACATTTGGAGATCTGGCGTTGTCTCTCGAGGTGCATCTCTTCGGTGCGAGCGGCGATTGGTACGACTCCTGTGTGCGAGTGGAATTCGTCGAGCGGCTGCGTGACACGATGCGCTTCGAGTCTCCGGACGCGCTCGTTACGCAGCTCCGCGCGGACGAACGCGCGGCGCGTGCTGCGTTGACTCAACTCGAAGTGTGAGATACCCTTAGAAGCTGCGCGAAATCCTATCCTTCCTACCGGCAGTGCCATGTCCAATCTGAAGTACCGCATCGGGCTCATCGTCGCGCTTTGTATCGTTTCGATCTGGGCACTCTTCCCTCGTGACGTCAAAGTTCGCCAGTTCGGCGCCGACGGTGTTCCGCGCGACGTCGTTCAGCGCCTCGTGCCCTTGCGGAAGGGTCTGGACCTGCAGGGGGGAACCTACCTTGCCCTCGAGGTCGACGAGTCGAAGCAGGCGATTCCGGCAGACAAGATTCCAGATGCGATCGACCGTGCCCTGAAAACCGTCCGCAACCGCATCGAAGGCATCGGCGTGTCCGAGTCCGTCGTGCAGAAGCAGGGCAACGATCGGATCGTCGTTCAGATTCCTGGTATTCAGGATCCCGAGCGTGCAAAGGCGATCGTCCAGCAGCAGGCGTTCCTCGAGTTTCGCATTACGGACAAGACACAGGCACTCGAGCGCGTGCTGCCGCGATTGGATCAGGTCATTCGCGACAAGGGACTCGCTACGACCACGGCGGCGAAGGGTACTGTAGCGGCGCCGACTCAGCCCGCGACCTCGAAGGGACTTCAGGGACTTCTCACGTCGACGGACACGGCCAAGAACGCCGCGAAGAAGGACAGTGCGAAGTCGGATACGTCGGTCGCAGCACTGCCGACGGGCGGGCCCTTCTCGAGCCTCATTCAGCAGAGCCCGAGCCAGATGCCTGGTGAGTATCTCGTCGACGCGGACAACGCAGCAAAGGTCGAAGGCTATCTCGGGTTGCCCGAGATCAAGGCCGCGATGCCTCCAGGCAAGGAGATGCTGCCGAGCAACGACTCGACGTCGCTGCAGGGCAAGACGTACAAGCTCTTTTACGTCGTCGACGCCAAGCCGATCATCACCGGCGAGGCCCTCACCGATGCGCGGCCAAATACGTCGCCGCTCGAGGGAACGATCGTCCAGTTCACGCTCGACAATCTCGGCGGTCGTCGTTTCAAGACGGAAACCGGGCGTCACGTGCACGATTACATGGCCATCGTCCTCGACCACCGCGTGATGGGTCGGCCGCCGATCATCCAGGGTGCGATCGGTACGAGCGGACAGATCACGATGGGGCAGGGACGTGACATCCGTGACGCGCAGGATCTCGCGCTCGTGCTCCGTGCCGGCGCGTTGCCCGTTCCGCTGCGTGTTGCGGAAGTTCATAACATCGGCCCCACGCTTGGACAGGACTCGATCAACAAAGGCTTCCGCGCCGGTGCCATCGCAATCGGGCTCGTCGTGTTGATCCTGCTCTTCTACTACCGCTTTTCCGGAGCCCTCGCGGTTGCCGGACTCGCGCTCTACGTGCTCTATACACTCGCCATACTCGCCGGCTTCGACGCCGTGCTCACCCTCCCTGGTCTCGCGGGCTTTGTCCTGTCGATCGGTATCGCCGTCGACGCGAACGTGCTCATCTTCGAGCGAATACGAGAAGAGCTGGATCGCGGCAAAACGGTGCGAACGGCGATCGACGAAGGATTCCGCCACGCACGGCCGGCGATCATCGACTCGAACGTGTCGACGATCCTGACCGCTGCGGTGCTGTATCAGTACGGCACCGGCCCGGTCAAAGGCTTTGCCGTCACGCTGATCGCCGGTATTGCTGCTTCTCTGTTCACGGCGATCTTCGTCGTACGCACTTTCTACATCATCTGGCTGAACCGCTCGCGCGGCGCCCAGACGCTCAGCATCTGAGGGCTGCTCATGCTACGCATTCTTCACGACACGAAGTACGACTTCATCCGCTACTGGAAGCAGGCGGCGGTCATCACCATCGCCTGGATCGTCGTCGGTCTCGGCTTCCTCGCTTTCCACGGGCTGAACCGCAGCATCGAGTTCACGGGCGGCACGCTCGTGCAGCTGCAGTTTCATCAGCCGCCGCAAATCGACGACATTCGGGCGATTGTCGATCAGGCCGGATTCCCGAATTCAGAGATCACGAAATTCGGCTCCGACACGGACTACACGGTGCGTGCCCAGCAGCATGGCGGCGGTACTGCGGCGTCCTCCGGTGCTTCGAGTGACACCACCGCGACGATCATCGAGGCGGCGCTCACGAAACGTTACGCCTCGAACGTCCGTTTCATTCGCAGCGAGTTCGTCGGGCCTCGCGTCGGTGCCGAGCTGAGTCGCAACGCCGCGATCGCCGTGCTCATCTCGTTCCTCGTCACGTTGATTTACCTCGCGGTGCGATTCGAGTGGCGGTTCGGTCTCGCCGCCGTCATCGCGACGGCGCACGACGTCCTCACCACGTTCGCCTTCATGGCGATGTTGCGTCTCGAGATATCGCTCACCGTCGTCGCCGCGATTCTCACCGTCATCGGGTACTCGCTCAACGACACGATCATCATCTTCGACCGCGTCCGTGAGAACTTGCGAAAGCAACGCAAGGAGTCGTTGCGCGATGTGCTCAACCGCTCCATCAACGAAACGCTGCCGCGGTCGGTCTTGACGCACGCCACGACCCTTGCGGCAACGCTCGCGCTGCTCTTCTTCGCCGGTGAAGTGATCCGGCCATTCGCCTGGATCATGGCATTCGGAATCTTCACCGGAACGTTCAGCTCCATTTACGTTGCCGGTGCGCTCCTTCTCTGGATCGAGCGCAAGTGGCCGCGTCCGACGGGTGCCGAAGGGAAGGGCGCTGCGCGTGCCGTGGCCGAAGACCGCCGCCGTTCGCGGACGGAGAGCGCCGTCGCCAGCCGCTGAGCGTGATCGACGATCGATCGTATTGAACAGGGGAACCGCCGTCTCGACGGCGGTTCTTTCTTTTGATGCATGACTTCATCGACAGCCACGCGCATCTCGCCGATCCCGCCTTCGACGCGGATCGCGACGAGGTCATCTATCGGGCGCGCGCTGCCGGAGCTCGCGCCATCGTCTGTATCGGTGAATCCCTTGCCGCTGCCGCGCGTGCACAAACGATAGCCGAGGCGCATCGCGGCTTTGTGCATTGGACGGCCGGCATTCACCCACACGACGCCGCGTCGTTCGCTCCCGGGCGCGACATCGAGCCTCTCGAGACACTCCTTCACTCCGGAGCACGTGCCGTTGGTGAGTGTGGGCTCGACTACCACTATGACAACTCTCCGCGTGAGGCACAGCGCGAGGCGTTCGTCGCGCAGCTCGACATCGCCAACCGCCTGAAGCTTCCCGTCGTCGTGCACACGCGTGACGCCGAAGACGACACGCGCGCACTCGTGGTCGCTGCCGGCCGACGCGGCGTCGTCGGCGTGCTGCACTGCTACACAGGATCGCGCGCGCTCGCGACTGATGCTGTCGACGCCGGCTGGTACGTCTCATTCAGCGGCATCGTGACTTTCAAGAACTGGACGGACGACGAGCTGCTGAGAGTGATCCCCGATGACAGACTGCTGGCCGAGTCCGATTCACCGTATCTCGCGCCGGTTCCGTATCGCGGTAAGCGCAACGAGCCTGCTTGGGTGAGTCTCACGGTCGCGCGTCTCGCCGCCGCTCGGAACACCACGCCGGACGTACTCGGCGCCCTCGTCGCCGAGAACGCGCGACGCCTCTTCGCTCTCGATGTTTCGTCGGGACAGGGCGCCTAGAGCGTGTTGCCTCCGCGTTTGCCTGCCAACCCATCGGGTCCCCTTGAGTGCAACCCCGCGTGACCGTGTCGCAGGACCCGTAGCGCCCGCAGCACCGAACAGAAAATCGTTAGGGCTTTCCCCGCAGGACCCGAGCGCCGAGAGGCGCGATCGCTGCCGTGTGAGACGCTCCCCGTGACCTTCGGTCAACTGATGCGGCCCTGCTCCGAGCGATTGGAGACGCAAGTCGCTACGGGCATCGGCGGGACTGTGTGGGCGCCGTGGGAGAGGACAGAGCCGTGTAGCCGCTGACCGGCGAGCCATCGCCGGCCGGTACCGTGTATCGCGGGCCCCGATCCGCGCTACCGCCAGCTGGGCTGCACCCCTGCGACAACGCACGCTCAGCGATCAAGACCAGACAACCAGAGCGGGTGTACCGCGTCGCGTTCCCCTTGCCTAACGGGAACGGCGTCGCCCCACGCGCTCGGAGGCGTGCTCCCGCACCCGCGGACCGAGCTGCGCCCCTCTGTGTCACGTTCCGGCAGCACATCGCGCAGCCTAACGACTGATCAGCTGGGGAAAAATATGACCGCATACGAGACGCGGGTGTCTCCGGCCTTCCGCAGTGTGGAAGGCGGGGCCGACTCGCATGAGGATCCGAATCCGCCCAAGCCGGCGGGACCGGTGCAAGCGTTGCTCAACGAGGTCCAGCTCGCGGCATGCTGGGCTGGCATCGTCGCCAACCTCGACGCTGCCTGCCGCATGGCAGCGCGATTCGTTTCGACGCAGAGCGTTGAAGACATCGTTCATACCGCCGCCGTGCTGTTCGTGGAAGACGCGCAGCGGTCGACGAACCCGGAGCCGTTTCCGCCGAACAAGGACCGATTTCGGCGCAAGTTCCTCAGAACGGTTCGCGATCATGCCATCGACTGCATCCGCGACAGCACGTCGCCCGCGTGCCCTGTGCATTCCCATTGGGGCATCGATCCGGAGCCCGACGTCCGTGGCCGCCACCTCGCCGACCGCGAGCTCGACACCCTGTTCGCGCGGAACGACCGCGGCACGTACGACGCGCCCGTGCCTACCGTCCGTCGCGCCAAGGACGACCTCGATGGCCTCCACTACATCCTTCGCTCGCACATGGAGGACCTGTCGCAAACCGAGCGGGAGATAGTCGACGAAGCCTACTTTCAAGAGCTTTCACGGGAGGAAATCGCCGCGCGCCGCGGCATCAGTCTGAATACCTACGACAACCATAGAAAGGCCGCATGCCGCAAGCTGCGCGACTCGATGATGGCGGTAGTCGACTTCTGCGCTGACATAGATCTCCCGGACTGGTACGATCGCCTCAAGGAGATGAACAAGCGGTGCGGGGCCAGACAACGGCGACGTGCGTCCCGCAAGAAAGAGAACCGGTCCAACTCTGGAGGCGACCGTTCCAACTTCGAAGAGAACCCGTCCAACTCTCGAGGCGCCCCCGAGAAAAACGGACGCGCCCCTGACCTATCGGTAGCAGTCACTACCAAATCGTGAGGCGCCCGCGACTAAACGGTAGGCGACGCAAGCATTGTTCGAGGCGACCCGCGCAAAGTCGGAGGCGACGCGCGCTCCGCACGAGTGAACCGCGGCTAAGTGTGACGACACCCGCGGTC
The Gemmatimonadaceae bacterium DNA segment above includes these coding regions:
- a CDS encoding bifunctional riboflavin kinase/FAD synthetase; the protein is MPSSVLASSCAMPDAREMATALPRLSLGSVITVGTFDGVHRGHRDLLARVAARASARSLPSLLVTFDPHPLEVVNPTAAPPLLTTTEEKLEAIAESGLEYAAVVPFTPALAALDAIEFVERILLDRFCVRELIIGYDHGFGRRRAGDVNMLRELGKRHDFLVGVVDAVSLNGLPVSSSAIRRAVSYGDLAGAHRMLGRRYAFSGRVGHGDERGRLLGFPTLNVRIPSARKLLPPMGVYAVLVQSEHGSFGGMMNLGPRPTFGDLALSLEVHLFGASGDWYDSCVRVEFVERLRDTMRFESPDALVTQLRADERAARAALTQLEV
- a CDS encoding TatD family hydrolase, translating into MHDFIDSHAHLADPAFDADRDEVIYRARAAGARAIVCIGESLAAAARAQTIAEAHRGFVHWTAGIHPHDAASFAPGRDIEPLETLLHSGARAVGECGLDYHYDNSPREAQREAFVAQLDIANRLKLPVVVHTRDAEDDTRALVVAAGRRGVVGVLHCYTGSRALATDAVDAGWYVSFSGIVTFKNWTDDELLRVIPDDRLLAESDSPYLAPVPYRGKRNEPAWVSLTVARLAAARNTTPDVLGALVAENARRLFALDVSSGQGA
- the secD gene encoding protein translocase subunit SecD, encoding MSNLKYRIGLIVALCIVSIWALFPRDVKVRQFGADGVPRDVVQRLVPLRKGLDLQGGTYLALEVDESKQAIPADKIPDAIDRALKTVRNRIEGIGVSESVVQKQGNDRIVVQIPGIQDPERAKAIVQQQAFLEFRITDKTQALERVLPRLDQVIRDKGLATTTAAKGTVAAPTQPATSKGLQGLLTSTDTAKNAAKKDSAKSDTSVAALPTGGPFSSLIQQSPSQMPGEYLVDADNAAKVEGYLGLPEIKAAMPPGKEMLPSNDSTSLQGKTYKLFYVVDAKPIITGEALTDARPNTSPLEGTIVQFTLDNLGGRRFKTETGRHVHDYMAIVLDHRVMGRPPIIQGAIGTSGQITMGQGRDIRDAQDLALVLRAGALPVPLRVAEVHNIGPTLGQDSINKGFRAGAIAIGLVVLILLFYYRFSGALAVAGLALYVLYTLAILAGFDAVLTLPGLAGFVLSIGIAVDANVLIFERIREELDRGKTVRTAIDEGFRHARPAIIDSNVSTILTAAVLYQYGTGPVKGFAVTLIAGIAASLFTAIFVVRTFYIIWLNRSRGAQTLSI
- a CDS encoding sigma factor-like helix-turn-helix DNA-binding protein, yielding MSPAFRSVEGGADSHEDPNPPKPAGPVQALLNEVQLAACWAGIVANLDAACRMAARFVSTQSVEDIVHTAAVLFVEDAQRSTNPEPFPPNKDRFRRKFLRTVRDHAIDCIRDSTSPACPVHSHWGIDPEPDVRGRHLADRELDTLFARNDRGTYDAPVPTVRRAKDDLDGLHYILRSHMEDLSQTEREIVDEAYFQELSREEIAARRGISLNTYDNHRKAACRKLRDSMMAVVDFCADIDLPDWYDRLKEMNKRCGARQRRRASRKKENRSNSGGDRSNFEENPSNSRGAPEKNGRAPDLSVAVTTKS
- the secF gene encoding protein translocase subunit SecF, which gives rise to MLRILHDTKYDFIRYWKQAAVITIAWIVVGLGFLAFHGLNRSIEFTGGTLVQLQFHQPPQIDDIRAIVDQAGFPNSEITKFGSDTDYTVRAQQHGGGTAASSGASSDTTATIIEAALTKRYASNVRFIRSEFVGPRVGAELSRNAAIAVLISFLVTLIYLAVRFEWRFGLAAVIATAHDVLTTFAFMAMLRLEISLTVVAAILTVIGYSLNDTIIIFDRVRENLRKQRKESLRDVLNRSINETLPRSVLTHATTLAATLALLFFAGEVIRPFAWIMAFGIFTGTFSSIYVAGALLLWIERKWPRPTGAEGKGAARAVAEDRRRSRTESAVASR